CACGCCGTGTCGGCCTCCCGCGAAGCCCCACTGGCTTTGCCTGCCGCCACGGCTAGTGCAGACTTTCCGTCCTCGCCCCGGGCCGCGGCGTGCCTCTTGAGAGCCGCCAGCCTCAGCCTCAAGCGCCTGGCACGTGCCCGGGCAGTCGACGCTGGGCCGCCAGTCGGCTCGTGCTCTTGCGGCATCCCCATATGGGAAAAAGGTTCCTTATTCAAGTGAGCCCTCCAGATAGTGAACGCCGGATATGCCGTCGCACCACCCCTTTTTTGGCGGTCCCGGCTCCCCTTTGGCCGGCCCAGACGCTTGCCCTGGGCCACCGCCCTCCGCAGGCCAACCCGGGTCCGTTCACTGCGTCTTTCCCTCTCCCGCCGGGCTATGTCGGCCAGCAGGGAGATGATGGACTCCTAGAAGGGCAGTCGGGGGTCTAGGTACGGCTCCTGGTGGGAGTAAACCTTGACCCCCAGAGCATTCAGACGATGGATGTAAAGCAGGGTGGGGAGCGGCCCCTCCCTGGTGAGCCGGTCGAGGCTCCATATCGCCACGATGCCAAACTTGTGCCTTCCAGCATCTTCAAAGAGGTCGTCGAGGCGCTCCCGCCGCCGGGCACGAGAGGCGAAGTCCACATATTCCGCCACAACCGCATAGCCCTGCCCCTCAGCCCACCGCCGCAGCTCAAGAACCTGGTTCGCTGGCTCCTGGTCATCGGTCGACACCCTGGCGTAGATGGCCGCCTTCACCGGGGCAGCTTCCCTTGATGGACGGCCAGCCTCCGGGAGATGGTCCTCGGGCTGACCTCTACACCCCGCCCCCTCAGAACCCCAGCAATCGCCCGGATGCCTAGCCCTTCCTGGGATAGTCGGCATATCTCCTGGTCAACACCTGGCGTCGTGGCTGAAAGACGGCCTTCCCTGCAGACGTGGCGTCTCACACCACTCTTGGGGCCACAGGGGTTTTTGGCACGCTTGAGACCCCCTTCCTCAGCCTGATTCTTGACAACCCCGAGGCCGGACAAGGTGTTCAGCCATCTCGTCTCGAGACGATCAGTCAGTACCGGATAGGCGGACCAGGACAGGACCTCCCCGGGCCTCAGTTCCCGTGGCACCAGGACCAGGATAGGGAGACGGCCATGTGCCTGGTAAAAGCTAGCGACACCTTTCTCCAAGACTACGTCAACGCCGCAGGGGGCACCTAGTGGCTTCCTGCCGGCCATGATGGCGAAGGAGACCAGCTTATTCAGCTTCATCCCTCTCCGCAAGATGGCACGGGGCCGTAGGAGAAGGTCCTCACCCTGCATAGTGGGCACCATGTGGTCTCGCCACCCTTGCAGGCCTTTGGGACTGGGTGGTGGGGACAGAGGGGGCCCCCGAGCCTAACCCTCTCCAGGAGAACGGGGCTCCTGAAGAAGGTCATCCTACCGCAGCCCGCGCAGTGGGCGTAGTAGCCCTTGCCTGTCTCCTGGACAGGGGGCTCCGGCCCCGCAGGGGCAAGGGAGACTCAGACCTGATGCAGACCTCTTCAATCGATTTCCGCCTATTAGTCCATCAAACCATCAATCCATCTATCAGGCGACCTCTACTTGCCTAAGCCTTGGAGGACAACCTTGATTTTCTCCTCAAGGCTGGCACTCTGGGAGAACTGTGCCTGGGCCAGGGCCTGCTCTGCCTGCTTCCTCGGGATGCCCAAGCTGGCCAGGGCCAGCACTACGTCGCGAGCATCCCCCCCATTGCCCCCACCGGCCTGTGCGAGAATGGGAAGAACTTGGCCTGCTGCCTGGGATAGGACCTTCGCCTTCTCCAGAACCTGGAGCGCGCTTGGGTCGAGGAGCCTCTGCAGGCCCACCTTCTTCTCGGCCAGCGCCCAGAGGAAGCCTAGGAAAGCATCGGGCACCCTCCACTCCCTCCCCATGAAGTCGTAGACCGTCTCCCCCTCCCCCTTCTCCACCAGATGGGCCCCCCTGCCTCCAACTCCCCGTTCTTTAATGCCTTGGGCAGGGAGTCCAGGAGTGCCAGAGGGAAGTCAAAGTAGTCTGCATTTTCGGCTAGCGACCACCAGCACCCCACCCCTTCTTGCCAAGACGCCACCACGTAGATCTCTATGTCAACGGACAGGTGAGGAACAGTCTTCAGTGCCACCCTGAAGCGGGGGACCCCCAATACCCAGTGGCGGCTGGGGTGGGTCAGGAGCCGCTCTTCCGCAACTAGCCTGTCTATAGACTTCGACGTCCGCTGCCGCAGGGCTAGCTTCTGCAGTAGCGCCGGATAGGCGCACCAGGTACACATCCTGGGGTTCACGTCCTTTGCCAGGCCTGCTAGGACGGTTCCGATGGCCTCGGTGTAGCTTCCCGTGGGCGCGGTCCACTCAGCCAATGTATCGCTCCACACGAGCCCCTATCTCTTTCTGTAGCTTCTCTAGGTGGACCTCGTGGAGCCTGTGGGTCAGGGCCGCTACTTCGTCAGCGCTCATATCTTTGACCTCCTTGTCCACCAACACCTCCCAGCGGCGGACGGTCGACCGAAGGGTCTCTACCTGGCGGCGATACTCCACGATGGCTTTCTGCCACCCCTCCTTCTCTCTTCTCAGGGAGGCATTCTCCTGGGCTAGTGCCTTGTTTTGGCCACGCAGCCTCTGGTTCTCAGCACTCAGCTTCCGAGCAATGGCCTCCAGCTCTTCCTCCCTGCCCAGGTAGAAGAGGGCGGCATTCTTGTGGGCTTGAATCTGGCTAGTCATGGCCTCCGCTTTTCCTGCTCCGGTCTTTTCTCCCTCGCAGTAGTCGTTCAGCTTCATCTCAGCCCGGCCCAGCCTAAGCCCCCTCCCGGCGGGGGGAGCTCGCCCTCGCCAGGTCTAGCCTCTGGCAGATAGGGATAGAGATTTGCAGCAGAGCCGCTTGTTTGAGCCACTACCGTTGGGGTAGAGTAGTAGGGCAAGCGGAGGTGCCATGGGGACAATATTGTTTCTCCTGTTCGCTATCATTCCCGCTGTGCTGGCGAACCTGCTTGCCAAGTGGGCTAGGGGCGGACGGAGACAGTTCTTCGGAATGCTCATGATGGCATTGGGGAGTTCCACAGCCTGGCTGGGCTATCAACTTGGGTTCGTAGTGTCCGAGGAGTTACAGGGCTCGCAAGTCGTCATGACCACCTTCCCTGCAGCTGGTGTACTTGGGGTGGTTGTGGGCATAGGTATCGTCTTGTGGGGACTATACGTATGGTCATCCAAAGCGACGCCTGAATCTGAAGGAGTCAAACAGGGGACCAAGACGGAGCCCAAGGCACAAGCCTCTACAGATGCGGAGGCCAAGCCGAAGCGGAAGCGTAGTTGAGGTGGGAAATAGCGGTACATAGTTAGACAGTCAACCGGTGAAATCCGCAGGCAGTCGGGACCGGCAGGGCCACCCAAGAATATGGCCAGAGGTTGCTCTGAGATACACCCGTTTTGGGGCGGCAGACGTGGGCACCGCCTGACGCTGGACAATGCCCGAAGGTTCATTCCCAAAACCACCGACTTGTTCCAGAGGGTCCGACGACGTACACATAAGTACAGTGGTATAATCCTCTAAGGTGGCATACTGCTCTACAGGGGGGTTCAGAAATGTTAAGCGCACGGAATCAGTTCAGAGGTGCAATCAAGTCGGTGAAGCTGGATGGAGTCATGGCCGAGGTGGTAGTGGCAGTGGGAAATATTGAGGTAGTCTCCCTTATCAGTCGTGCCTCAGCCGAACACCTGGGACTGAAGGTCGGCGACGAGGTAACCGCGGTAATCAAGGCTACGGAAGTAATGGTGGCCAAAGCCTGATACGGCGCCGTGAGCCCGCCCTCGCCAAGTCTAGCCTCTGGCGGATAGGGATGCAGATAGGGATATTGTTTTCACCAGCTCTGGCTCCCTCTCCACTTCACATCAGCAAAGAGGGGCGCTTGTACACTGGCACGGCAGCCTATTCCCTGACAGGCCCGGCTTCCGATGGCAGGCGCTGTTGCAGCGCCTGAACCAAGTTCTTCATGTCCCGGGCGTTCCTCACGCCGTAGTCAGCATAACAGTTGTTGAAGAGGTGACTTCGGCCACAGGCGCGACGCTCGACTCGAACCCCTGATTTCCGGCTTGAAAGGCCGACGTCCTAGGCCACTAGACGATGGGGGCCGGAGAGAGTATACCAGCCCCCCTGGCATGGGGCAACAAAAAAAGAGAGAAGAGCGCTCGGCCATCCGGCCTCCCACCCTTCAATTAAATAGTATACCACATTTTTAGGTCATTTGTCAAGTTTCAGATTGGGGATGTCTGTTCGGTCACGGTTGATGCCTCATAGGAAGTTGGGTATCCTCTCTTTATTTGCGGATGCTCTTGCTGGTCATCTAATAACGGCTCGCATACTTGACCCAAGAGTAAAGCAAAGTAGTAGAATATTGCCATGTCAATATTGCTTTCTATCTTCTTTTGGTGGTGGCGCATAATGTTTGCTGCCTCCTTGTTGGTTGGTGGCTTGGGGTTCATATATGACGCTATACAGACCAGGTCTGTTTTGGGTCTATCTTGGTTTCAATTGTCCTTTGCGCTATTTGGCATATCGTCTCTGATAGTCCTTGGCCAGTTGTCTTTTCGACTCCGCCAATTGGAGAGTAGGAAACCCGTGATGCGCGTTTGTGGGTGTGAAAACGAAAGGGCACCATTGGTGAACAGGGCTACTGGGCAAGTAATCGGCACCCCTGATTTCACTCACGCAGTTTTCGCTAACGACCCGCCGATGTCAACTAGGGGCGCCATGGCGGAGAAGGTTGTTGCTCACATCGAGTTCTTCGACACCTCGCGCTCCAACTTGATATTCCCAGCAATGGTCGGGAGATGGTCAGAAACACCCGAAAGAGCACAAGTAGGTCCTAGAGTTGTTGAGACGAATCAAGTAGATATTGCTCCAAACGCGATGCCTCGTCGCCTAGACATCGTGCTAAAGTACCAAGCTGAGGCTGACTGTTATGGCCTCAATAATGACACACCGCAGCGAGCTCCTTCAGGGTGGCGTGATATGGCAAGAAGGATGCCTCCTGGTAGGTACGCTGTGAGGATACGCCTTCGTGGAGTTAATGTAGATAGCATGTTCTGGTTTAGTCTTGAAAATGGTGGTCTTGGTCAGCAGGTCAGCCTGCAACCTGCCTCCTGATGAGAGCCATTTGCCACTTTTGAGGAACCTCAGCAAGGGCTCTTGTTCCCTATCCGTTGACGGATTAGGAGTTGCTTGTCTATCCCTTTCTGGTAGTATGGCAACCCCTTTCTGTCATTCTGAGCGACGCGAAGAATCTCGGAGATTCCTCGTCGTCCCGATGAATCGGGACTCCTCAGAATGACGCCGTCTGTCATGGGAATAGCGCTGGGGCTTCCAGGCCGAGGGTTTCGGGGAGGCCCAGCATCAGGTTCATGTTCTGGACGGCCTGCCCCGCCGCCCCCTTTACCAGGTTGTCTATCGCCGAGAGGACAATGAGCCGGCCCGTCCTGGGGTCCAGGGTGGGGTGGACAAGACAGAGGTTGCTCCCCAGGGTGTGCTTGGTGTGGGGAGAGGAGTCCACCACCCGCACAAATGGCTCCCCCCGGTAGAACCGGCGGTAGAGCTCCAAGAGGTCCTTCTCCCCTTTTTCATCGGCGGGGAGCTTGCCGGGTATCAGAGAGGCATAGCAGGTAGCGAGGATGCCCCGGGTCATGGGGACCAGGTGAGGCACAAAGGTAATCCGCAGGGGCTCCGGGGAGAGGGGGTTGAGCTCCTGGGCCATCTCCGCCAGGTGGCGGTGGCCCTCCAGGGCATAGGCCGAGACATCCTCGTTGGCCTCGGCGAAATGGATGTTGAGGCTGAGTGCCCGCCCCGCCCCGGAGACCCCCGACTTGGCATCAATGATAACCGTGGTGCTGATGAGGCCCTCCTTGAGGGCGGGGGCCAGGGCCAGGATGGCGGCGGTGGGATAGCACCCCGGGTTGGCCACAACCCGGGCCTTTTTTATATCCCCCCGGTGGAGCTCCGGCAGGCCGTAGACCGCCTCGGGGAGGAGCCCGGGGGCAGGGTGTTTCGTCTCATACCACCTCTCATACTCCCCGGCATCCTTCAGGCGGAAATCGGCGCTGATGTCCACCACCTTGATTCCCTTTCTTATGTAAGGCAGAAGGGCCTCGGCGCTGGCCTTATGGGGAAGGGCGGAGAAAAGGAAGTCCACCTCCCCTGGTTCCTGGGTGATGGGCAGGTCAAGGGCAAGAAGGTGAGGGAGGGCCTGGGCAAGGGTCTGCCCTGCCAGGCCCCGGCCGGTGACGGAGGTGAGCCTCACACGGGGATGGCGGGAGAGGAGGCGCGCCAGCTCCATCCCGGCGTAGCCGGTAACATTGATGATGCCTACCCGTGGTTCCATCGTCAGACCCTTTCCATAACCTGCTCTCTTTTGACTACGGGATAGAATACACCATAGCTGGGACAGATGCTATTCACCGGGCAGAGGGGACAGCGGGGTTTTCTTGCCCGGCATATCCTTCTCCCGTGCTCCAGGAGGTAGAGGTGAAAGGGATAGAAACCAGCCGGGGGGACAATGGCCTCCAGGAGCTCGTGGGCCTTCTCCCGGCCGGTGCCGGGGGGGAGAAGGCCCAGCCGGACGGCTACCCGGTGGACATGGGTATCCACGGGCAGGGCGGGCTTCCCCAAGGAGAAGAGGAGCACCACCGCCGCCGTCTTGGGGCCCACCCCCGGCAGGGAGCGGAGCCAAGCCCGGGCCTCCGCCGTGGGCAGGGCCCTGAGGAACTCCAGGTCCGGCCTCCCCCTCCTTCTCTCTATCTCCTGCAAAATGGCCTTTAGCCTGCTCGCCTTTATCCGGGCCAGGCCCCCCTGCCTTATGGGCCGGGCAATCTCTACCTCAGAGGCCCCGGCCATCTCCTCCCAGGAGGCAAAACGCCTTTTCAGGGCCTCAAAGGCAGGATGCGAGTTCCTGTCAGAGGTATTCTGGGAAAGGACCGTAAGGACCAGCTCGGTCAGCGGGTCAAAGCGGCTGGGAGGGGGGAGAGAGCCGTATTCCCTCGCCAGTCGGGCCATGAGCTCGGATATGTTCACAGGCCCTTCAGGTGGCAGGTATCGTTGATGAGGAGGGCCGAGGGCCGGCCCAGGCGAAAGTCAAAGACGCTTATGGCCGCCAGGTCCTGCTCCACCTGCCAGAAGCGGGAGTTCTCCAACCCCAGGAGCGCCAGCACCAGCACCTTGCAGACCACTTTATGGGAGACCAGGACCACCGTTTCCTCGGGGTGCTTCTCGCGGACCAGGGCGACCGCCGCCTCCACCCTCTCCCTCACCTCCGCCAGCCCCTCCCCACCCGGGAACCTCGCCCGGTGCGGGGCCTCCTGCCAGAGCTTGAAGAGCCCGCCGTCCTTCCGGGCCCCCTCGTCCAGGGTGAGGCCCGTCCAGTCGCCGAAGTCCATATCTATGAGCTGAGGAAGGGGCACTGCCTCGAGGCCCAGTTCCTGACTGATGATTCCCGCCGTCCTGGCCGTCCTTTCCAGTGGGCTGGCATAGATAGCCCTGGGCTGGTAGCGGGGCAGGCTTCTTGAGGCGGCCCGGGCCTGCTCCACCCCCACCCCATCCAGCCCGATATTTGCCCGGCCCCGGAAGCGCTCCACCCGGTTCCACTCGGTGCGGCCGTGGCGGACCACCACCAGATAGTGTTCCATCGCTCCCCATTCTATCACATGCCTTCTCTTTGTTGACAGGGCGATTGCCCATAGGTAAACTTGCTTTAGATGACCGCGTCTCGTGAGCTTCTGGAGCATGCCCTGAAAGGCGTGAAGGCCGACTACGCCGAAATCCGCCTGGAGGAGGCCGAGGCCAGCAACATCCGCTACCGGGGGCAGGAGGTGGAAGAGGCAGGCATCTCCTCCAGCCTGGGGGGAAATGTCCGGGCCCTGGCAAAGGGAGGTTGGGGCCTTGTCTCCTTCAACGACCTCCCCCAGCCGCAACAGCTCCGGGAGAAGGTGGACCTGGCAGTGAGGCAGGCCCGCTTGGCCGGTAGGGAGGAGTCCCGCCTGGCCCCCACCCCCACGGTGGTGGAAAGCCTCCAGGATAAGCCCAACCCCAATCCCCTGACTATCCCCCTGGCCCAAAAGAAGGAGCTCCTGGACCAGTACAAAGAAATCATCCTGTCCACCCCCGGTATCACCACCTCCATCGTCGCCTATAGCGACGGCTGGAAGCGGACTGTCTTTGCCAGTTCCCAGGGGAGCTATGTGGAGCAGGCCCGCTCCGATGTGGGCCTCCAGATGCTGGCGGTGGCCCGGGATGGGGGTGAGGTGCAACAGGCCAGCCTTTCCGTGGGGAGCCGGGGGGACTTCCCCCAAATAGCCCACCTCCACCACCAGGTGAAAGAGATATCGCAACGGGCGGTGGAGCTCCTCTCCGCCCCCCGGGTAAAGGGGGGCGAATACACCGTGGTCCTGGACCCCGTCCTGGCGGGGGTCTTCGTCCACGAGGCATTCGGCCACCTCTCGGAATCGGACTTTGTCTATGAAAACCCCGGGCTCCAGGAGATAATGGTCCTGGGCAAGCGCTTCGGGGAGGGCATCCTGAACATCGTGGACGATGCCACCATCCCCGGGCTAAGGGGGAGCTACAAGTATGATGACGAAGGGGTCCCCGCCCGCAAGAACTACCTCATCCGGGAGGGCATCCTGGTGGGCCGGCTCCACTCCCGGGAGACGGCGGGAAGGATGGGGGAAGGCCTTTCCGGCAATGCACGGAGCGCCTCCTACCGCTTCCCCCCTATTGTCCGTATGTCCAACACCTTCATAGAGCCGGATACGGCCAACCTGGATGACCTCCTGGAAGGCATAGAAGAAGGGATATATGCCCGGAACTGGCACGGCGGGACCACCAGCATGGAAATGTTCACCTTCTCCGCCGGTGAGGCCTTCATGATAAGAAAGGGGAAGATAGCCGAGCCCATCCGCCCGGTGGTGCTCACGGGGAATGTCTTTGCCACCCTGGCCCTGATTGACGGGATTGCCCGGGACCTGGACATGAACCAGGGGGGAGGCTGCGGCAAGGGGGACCAGTCTCCCCTCCCCGTCAGCAACGGCAGCCCCCACATCCGCATCCGGAAGTGCCTGGTGGGGGGAAGATGATAGAGTCCCTCCTCTCCCGGGCAAAAAGGGAGGCCCAGGAGGCCGAGGTCTATGAGGCCACCCTGGAAGAGACCACAGCGGCCTTTGAGACCAACCGCCTCAAGCACCTCCAGACCCGCTCCAGCCATCTCCTGGCATTGAGGGTGGTCAAGGATGGCCATACCGGCCATGCCCTGACCATGGGAGGGAAGGGAGACCTGGTGGCCCGGGCCCTGGAGGCCTCCCCCTTTGGCCCCCCCACCCACTTCCATTTCCCCCAAAGCATCGCCTCATCCTCCCTCCAGGTCTATGACCTCGATGGGGAAAGGATGGGGCTGGAGGCCATGGTCGGAGTGGGGGAGGAAGTTATCGGGAGGCTCCTGAACCACACCCCGGGGCTCCAGTATAGTGCCCGGGTGGTCAGAGGAAGCCTTCACATCCGCCTCCTCAACTCTTGGGGGGCAGAGGCCAGCTACCAGAAGAGCTACTCCGGCCTGGAGGTGGAAGGGGTCCTGGTGAGGGGGACAGACATGCTCTTTGTGGGGGATAGCTGGTCCTCCTGCCACCCCGTCAAGGACATCTCAGCCCTGGCCCGGGAGGTGATAACACAGCTGGACTGGGCCCGGGAGCTGGCCCCAAGCCCCCGGGGCCCCCTGCCCGTCATCCTCTCCCCCCGGGGTGTCTCAAGCGCCTTCTCCCTGCCCCTTAGCCTGGCCTTCAATGGCCGGGTGGTCCTTCAGGGGGCCTCCCCCCTGGCCCAAAGGCGGGGGGAAAGGGCTTTCTCCCCGGGTTTTGACCTCTGGGACGATGCCACCCTCCCCTTCCAGCCCCGCAGCCGCCCCTGGGACGACGAGGGGGTCCCCTCCCGGCGGGTCCCCCTAGTGGAGAAGGGGGTTGTGGCCGGGTTCCTCTACGACCTCCAGACCGCCGGCCAGGCAGGCGCAGAGAGCACCGGCTCCGCCACAAGAAGCCTGGGGGCCCTTCCCTCCCCCTCCCCCTCTTCCCTCATAATAGGGGAAGGGACCAGGACCATGGAGGAGATGATAAGAGGCCTGAGGGAAGGGCTCCTGGTGGAACAGCTTATGGGAGCAGACCAGGGGAATGTCCTGGG
This genomic interval from Chloroflexota bacterium contains the following:
- a CDS encoding recombinase family protein, coding for MKAAIYARVSTDDQEPANQVLELRRWAEGQGYAVVAEYVDFASRARRRERLDDLFEDAGRHKFGIVAIWSLDRLTREGPLPTLLYIHRLNALGVKVYSHQEPYLDPRLPF
- a CDS encoding TOBE domain-containing protein gives rise to the protein MLSARNQFRGAIKSVKLDGVMAEVVVAVGNIEVVSLISRASAEHLGLKVGDEVTAVIKATEVMVAKA
- the argC gene encoding N-acetyl-gamma-glutamyl-phosphate reductase — translated: MEPRVGIINVTGYAGMELARLLSRHPRVRLTSVTGRGLAGQTLAQALPHLLALDLPITQEPGEVDFLFSALPHKASAEALLPYIRKGIKVVDISADFRLKDAGEYERWYETKHPAPGLLPEAVYGLPELHRGDIKKARVVANPGCYPTAAILALAPALKEGLISTTVIIDAKSGVSGAGRALSLNIHFAEANEDVSAYALEGHRHLAEMAQELNPLSPEPLRITFVPHLVPMTRGILATCYASLIPGKLPADEKGEKDLLELYRRFYRGEPFVRVVDSSPHTKHTLGSNLCLVHPTLDPRTGRLIVLSAIDNLVKGAAGQAVQNMNLMLGLPETLGLEAPALFP
- a CDS encoding endonuclease III, with amino-acid sequence MARLAREYGSLPPPSRFDPLTELVLTVLSQNTSDRNSHPAFEALKRRFASWEEMAGASEVEIARPIRQGGLARIKASRLKAILQEIERRRGRPDLEFLRALPTAEARAWLRSLPGVGPKTAAVVLLFSLGKPALPVDTHVHRVAVRLGLLPPGTGREKAHELLEAIVPPAGFYPFHLYLLEHGRRICRARKPRCPLCPVNSICPSYGVFYPVVKREQVMERV
- a CDS encoding histidine phosphatase family protein, whose protein sequence is MEHYLVVVRHGRTEWNRVERFRGRANIGLDGVGVEQARAASRSLPRYQPRAIYASPLERTARTAGIISQELGLEAVPLPQLIDMDFGDWTGLTLDEGARKDGGLFKLWQEAPHRARFPGGEGLAEVRERVEAAVALVREKHPEETVVLVSHKVVCKVLVLALLGLENSRFWQVEQDLAAISVFDFRLGRPSALLINDTCHLKGL
- a CDS encoding TldD/PmbA family protein, translating into MTASRELLEHALKGVKADYAEIRLEEAEASNIRYRGQEVEEAGISSSLGGNVRALAKGGWGLVSFNDLPQPQQLREKVDLAVRQARLAGREESRLAPTPTVVESLQDKPNPNPLTIPLAQKKELLDQYKEIILSTPGITTSIVAYSDGWKRTVFASSQGSYVEQARSDVGLQMLAVARDGGEVQQASLSVGSRGDFPQIAHLHHQVKEISQRAVELLSAPRVKGGEYTVVLDPVLAGVFVHEAFGHLSESDFVYENPGLQEIMVLGKRFGEGILNIVDDATIPGLRGSYKYDDEGVPARKNYLIREGILVGRLHSRETAGRMGEGLSGNARSASYRFPPIVRMSNTFIEPDTANLDDLLEGIEEGIYARNWHGGTTSMEMFTFSAGEAFMIRKGKIAEPIRPVVLTGNVFATLALIDGIARDLDMNQGGGCGKGDQSPLPVSNGSPHIRIRKCLVGGR
- a CDS encoding TldD/PmbA family protein → MIESLLSRAKREAQEAEVYEATLEETTAAFETNRLKHLQTRSSHLLALRVVKDGHTGHALTMGGKGDLVARALEASPFGPPTHFHFPQSIASSSLQVYDLDGERMGLEAMVGVGEEVIGRLLNHTPGLQYSARVVRGSLHIRLLNSWGAEASYQKSYSGLEVEGVLVRGTDMLFVGDSWSSCHPVKDISALAREVITQLDWARELAPSPRGPLPVILSPRGVSSAFSLPLSLAFNGRVVLQGASPLAQRRGERAFSPGFDLWDDATLPFQPRSRPWDDEGVPSRRVPLVEKGVVAGFLYDLQTAGQAGAESTGSATRSLGALPSPSPSSLIIGEGTRTMEEMIRGLREGLLVEQLMGADQGNVLGGDFSGNVLLGYKIEGGEVVGRVKDTMVSGNMYSCLKEGVEVGRGARWVDGGLYSPPILLPHLSVSTGG